Proteins co-encoded in one Candidatus Liberimonas magnetica genomic window:
- a CDS encoding PorV/PorQ family protein, with protein MKTTLTITNLIVRNPIRILMFVFVVNWLLVTGHCSLVYAAATGGQPGQFLSWGAGGRSLGMGSAFFAVSDDASATYWNPAGLTQIDRKELMALHVTLFADTSYDFISYVHPTPKMGVFGANVTRLSSGGFEKVAVTFNPAQTDIINIENLGTFEDVSTALTFAYGKKIKENTSIGVSGKYITHTLDTSVSGFATFDTTLFVDGMSNTLKDLKLGFGIQNLISTKLGDTDDVLPLILKIGASQKFLRDKLMVALDLDKNMNTNMGWHIGTEYWAINFVALRLGFQGESGLRETTAGFGVKYKDYSIDYAFALHDLGFSQRLSGSWRFGPSVRKDRDSLVNRYLQEGIEAYRQGNFMLAHERLEASLEIDPTNKEVQKSFNKIQLITGYVKEATGENEEVSAIRKAVSGYMEGDNKTAINALRYAYYKNPSNVKVLALLNRIEQQLGQKLTDAHKEEVVGFTIIDQKIYDSRQAIIEGKYDEALIKCQDILNLEPENITALEMMGSAFFMMDQPDKAKEIWMKVLELDPTNKIVPEFLNQLK; from the coding sequence ATGAAAACCACATTAACTATAACCAATCTAATAGTCAGAAACCCAATAAGGATATTAATGTTTGTCTTTGTTGTTAACTGGTTACTGGTTACTGGTCACTGTTCACTGGTTTACGCTGCTGCTACGGGCGGCCAGCCGGGCCAGTTCCTTTCCTGGGGAGCGGGCGGAAGGTCTTTGGGTATGGGGAGCGCCTTTTTCGCGGTAAGTGACGATGCCTCTGCTACTTATTGGAACCCTGCAGGCCTTACCCAGATCGACAGGAAAGAACTTATGGCCCTGCATGTAACTCTTTTTGCGGATACTTCTTATGATTTTATATCTTACGTCCATCCGACGCCTAAAATGGGTGTTTTTGGAGCGAATGTGACACGTCTTTCTTCAGGCGGTTTTGAAAAGGTGGCGGTAACATTTAACCCGGCCCAGACGGATATAATCAATATTGAGAACCTTGGGACTTTCGAAGACGTGAGCACGGCCTTGACCTTTGCTTACGGTAAAAAAATAAAAGAAAACACGTCTATAGGCGTTTCCGGTAAATACATAACCCACACGCTTGATACTTCAGTAAGCGGTTTTGCAACGTTTGACACAACTCTTTTTGTTGATGGAATGAGCAATACTTTAAAGGACCTGAAACTTGGTTTCGGGATCCAGAACCTGATCAGCACAAAACTCGGGGATACGGATGACGTATTGCCTTTGATCCTGAAGATAGGCGCCAGCCAGAAATTCTTACGGGACAAACTCATGGTCGCCCTTGACCTGGACAAAAATATGAATACGAATATGGGCTGGCACATTGGAACTGAATACTGGGCTATCAATTTTGTAGCGCTCAGGCTGGGTTTTCAGGGAGAAAGCGGGCTAAGGGAAACGACGGCAGGTTTCGGGGTTAAATATAAAGATTACAGCATCGATTATGCCTTTGCTTTGCATGACCTCGGTTTTTCGCAGAGGTTGTCCGGTTCCTGGAGGTTCGGTCCTTCGGTCAGGAAAGACAGGGATAGTTTAGTGAACCGTTATTTGCAGGAAGGCATAGAAGCTTACAGGCAGGGAAACTTCATGCTTGCGCACGAAAGGCTTGAAGCATCTCTGGAAATTGACCCGACAAATAAAGAAGTTCAGAAATCATTTAATAAGATACAATTGATAACAGGGTATGTGAAGGAGGCAACGGGAGAGAACGAAGAAGTAAGTGCTATAAGAAAAGCGGTTTCAGGGTATATGGAAGGCGATAATAAAACGGCTATAAATGCCCTGCGTTATGCTTATTATAAGAACCCGAGCAATGTGAAAGTCTTGGCCTTGCTAAACAGGATAGAGCAGCAGCTTGGGCAAAAATTGACCGATGCACATAAAGAAGAGGTCGTAGGTTTTACTATTATAGACCAGAAGATCTATGATTCAAGACAGGCCATAATCGAAGGTAAATATGATGAAGCGCTGATCAAGTGCCAGGACATACTTAACCTGGAACCCGAAAATATCACGGCCCTGGAAATGATGGGTTCGGCGTTCTTTATGATGGACCAGCCGGATAAGGCAAAAGAAATATGGATGAAAGTCCTGGAACTCGACCCTACGAACAAAATAGTGCCGGAGTTCCTGAACCAACTAAAATAA
- a CDS encoding tetratricopeptide repeat protein — protein sequence MKKINPSIIRQRAPAILLFAFIICLMPIAKVSSAVERTDTDQMNLMDQEIKYEKEKSDYLQSSILDKILGPGRAVVIIDIELGIETQITKQTANEQKNEKKKRLGDMEYLLPGIPNPKSVTNEAPPAESKDEAGHAEKTTISAKTVIKKQVVTVLHDEQIPQEKLDTVKDAISSILKITPARGDRVDFKKTKFTRGFFEKALDPYILIPSVVALLILFFLFGPLSSFFRSLVKTLREKGGTEVTVDSTFAGGPEGEEGEGKDGKGGGVGGLGGLESLEGEEKKYIPFKYITEENLKRLLYIIRKESPEVIALVISYLKPEYVRLMLNGLSPELQAQVAVEMATIRQMTQQKVLSVDNDIKDKIDFLVGGLDHLLKVLDEVDIVTKENILDYLKNEKPELYERVKKYVIVFEDIPSFPDLAMQTIIRELKSESLAKALRDAPADIMNKFFANMSVNAAAVLKEEMEYGRPLTKEEIEEERKKIIDTVKQLERDTKIFIRERPKSGALEGIQDIIPGYVEPGTSGDFNEYFNAGAGFYDSGDYQNAVGYFEYCSQLDPMNAQVFQYLGNCYYSLGRNQEALAAFERALEINPADESLRQWLAEQKKVLSS from the coding sequence ATGAAAAAGATTAATCCATCAATCATCAGGCAAAGGGCTCCAGCTATACTGTTATTTGCTTTTATAATATGCCTAATGCCAATTGCCAAAGTATCGTCCGCTGTAGAAAGAACAGATACAGATCAGATGAACCTTATGGACCAGGAGATAAAATACGAAAAAGAAAAATCTGATTACCTGCAGAGTTCTATCCTTGACAAGATACTAGGCCCCGGAAGGGCTGTTGTTATAATCGATATTGAGCTAGGCATTGAAACGCAGATCACAAAACAGACGGCAAATGAGCAGAAGAATGAAAAGAAAAAAAGGCTCGGAGACATGGAATATCTATTGCCTGGCATCCCTAACCCTAAATCCGTTACCAACGAAGCGCCCCCGGCCGAATCAAAAGACGAAGCAGGTCATGCAGAAAAAACCACTATTTCAGCAAAAACAGTCATAAAAAAACAGGTAGTGACCGTGCTCCATGATGAGCAGATACCCCAGGAGAAGCTGGATACGGTAAAAGATGCGATAAGCAGTATCCTTAAAATAACCCCGGCCCGCGGCGACAGGGTCGACTTTAAGAAAACGAAGTTTACCAGGGGTTTCTTTGAAAAAGCTCTGGACCCGTACATCCTTATCCCTTCTGTAGTTGCCTTGCTCATCCTGTTTTTTCTTTTCGGGCCTTTATCCAGCTTCTTCCGTTCTCTGGTAAAGACCCTGAGAGAAAAAGGAGGCACGGAAGTAACGGTAGATTCCACTTTTGCAGGCGGCCCGGAAGGCGAAGAAGGCGAAGGTAAAGACGGTAAAGGCGGCGGCGTAGGAGGGTTGGGAGGGCTTGAGTCCTTGGAAGGAGAAGAAAAGAAGTATATCCCTTTTAAATATATTACCGAAGAAAACCTGAAAAGGTTGTTGTACATTATCAGAAAAGAATCTCCTGAAGTAATAGCCCTTGTCATAAGCTACCTCAAACCAGAATACGTAAGGCTTATGTTGAATGGCTTAAGCCCTGAACTCCAGGCACAGGTCGCCGTAGAGATGGCAACGATACGCCAGATGACTCAGCAAAAAGTTTTATCTGTAGATAACGACATAAAAGACAAGATAGACTTTTTAGTAGGCGGGCTTGACCATCTTTTGAAGGTTTTGGATGAAGTCGATATTGTCACAAAAGAAAATATCCTTGATTATCTAAAAAACGAGAAACCCGAACTTTATGAAAGGGTCAAAAAATACGTCATAGTATTTGAAGATATCCCGTCATTCCCGGACCTGGCTATGCAGACTATAATAAGGGAACTTAAATCCGAAAGCCTGGCAAAAGCCCTGAGGGACGCGCCTGCCGATATCATGAATAAATTCTTTGCAAATATGTCGGTTAACGCAGCGGCCGTATTGAAAGAGGAAATGGAATACGGCAGGCCTTTGACCAAAGAAGAGATCGAAGAAGAAAGAAAAAAGATAATCGATACCGTAAAACAACTGGAGAGAGACACGAAAATATTCATAAGAGAAAGGCCTAAAAGCGGGGCCCTGGAAGGCATCCAGGACATAATCCCGGGATACGTGGAACCGGGCACGAGCGGTGACTTTAACGAGTATTTTAACGCAGGGGCCGGGTTTTATGATTCGGGCGATTATCAGAATGCAGTAGGTTATTTTGAATACTGCAGCCAGCTGGACCCTATGAATGCACAAGTCTTTCAATATTTAGGCAATTGTTATTACTCCTTAGGGCGTAATCAGGAGGCCCTTGCTGCTTTTGAACGAGCTCTCGAAATTAACCCGGCTGACGAATCTTTGAGGCAGTGGCTTGCAGAGCAAAAGAAAGTATTGAGCAGTTAA
- a CDS encoding tetratricopeptide repeat protein — protein MDFRKKDVQNKNNELKTDAEKAGKLPDSAPFNEEQFTSLYQKAQDQIKIIEQKIANERELWYQRIKQKEEDQVSLKSQLDMLVYKVEQERKKREGDLNILHQHIQKDLAELEKSISEEVKTWTEKINQKDKELEEIKHQSVFLETQKKLEAEKNIRDLQSSLESTKQKYKAIERQLIEEKNLWIDKVKSKEEEIINLKTQISLKEIQIKSEDEKAKAKKRDLQLTWQGQTKEMEEKLEKLRKEWTDTYKNKEEELFTLKIALEEHLTAIALEAEKQEKEISSMNNRISDRIVVIEKSIEEEKSRWQELLKAREEEFKGLKAELVLKESQEKAEREQRFKELKEEESQAGRKLKDIGQRIEQEKENWKVKIFQKDEELKILKIQSEIKLKELQDEWLDKESKTKEEKEALIERLKELENKLNTERAAWENELKGKDLEINQYTEQWALKKNNIINNERQNIEDLKNKKVVLENELLSLEESFNKEKLHWEELLKNKEKEVENYKNDVVSKESKIKRDLADFEYKFSLELEPFTLKTKNFEADISAASEEFQKQIALKETQKVMLQNSYFRQEEKLKKQLDAHSSRVSSQEGALRNKIAGVRSLIQAQSQNATEKLEKLKAQEAALKKQVETIEERIANERARISREYKTRREEMESNIKRLEIERRDVKKNMELKLSNKIKELENEEIRVKEFENKAKNEVLQKENELKLIIAKGDEELAGLRANLENAKKEYNQRIKEKEDEINKLFESVKTNETRINGEKNKLEQDLNHETQALLLKRKELEGALLKEKKAYEKEVAAIDSKIASLRQSQELKTKDYEAMQVLWHEKIAQTKSEYNKKIDEMHLNRDDANNISREMIDRLEKEEIELQQNLIESKSKYISETNNLKEKYVLKKTELNGLVEKLNLELEELRKTVNKDLSLKNNKLEEEENKLGSIVSKTNKDLSLWEKELNQINETKDKEISVLKANIEKSKEEYTGKIRLQETRLLQVQEKIKNDEKTFEAERKGLDEKLSAEIEPLLEKYKYLKNQLTVEQQSAEIDLAALEKKITGLKKKQDELEADYAVMHAAWNEKVDKAKQDYEKEISNLKLEQARIEAEHKDMLESQENDFKAIEKYSLEQLEQFKKQKEDEINRSRNQVSKLQDDMRGLELEISSIQNSHPQILKTKSDEISNLEKQISDRSVFYAREQEKAEKDIENYQKRSEERILKLREGIESLKAKFKIEQDDLNKKYMELRQELEKKNKDKKEELISEEKIYFEQKVNLEKQKNELLESLKNTKTISQEQLRQKEKEILALQSELSQKEKAWEQSWQIKEKEFSAEKAGISDEIENLAKRSKEEEEIYGKRLQEKEAEIEQLRTQYDIRLKKLEDEISHKKVAWEQTNTGLSSQVMGLTEQLASMQKNYEEAITLKEKDLSVLKSNLEFWELRSKTNEEKRLAAWEDEKLSLENRIKESSLKLSSFEKEYNALIEEKSKIATRINEEARITEQDKLNQWKQFEAGLTAQHDHLLKEVEAWQERIKKETIVSDDKIKALEREVDKMKLEASLKDTMIQSDQQKMEREHRKVQQKLKEELMALEHRMAEEKEDWLSKLRLKEEEIETLKVRLTMREERRQNEINKREEEVKRIIKELEYSLTAIQDDYNKKIPEKKDRIDTLQEQLNSILKEIETKEKQWKEKQENRNRALNEGYAGLMKDIGKLESELEQESKKMNELIMAKEKQIENLAVQMTAKENDLVVERSFTQEIITELKFKSEEFKRVFKKHTSSQSINKADEIGKLFEACIEYFNSEKYAEAKDNLENIIKAEPDFSGAYKYLALCYWNLGQKEEALNTAQKALLLEPENEELTNWIKSIKNRN, from the coding sequence ATGGATTTCAGGAAAAAAGACGTACAGAACAAAAATAATGAATTAAAAACGGATGCGGAAAAGGCTGGAAAACTGCCTGACAGCGCCCCTTTTAATGAGGAACAATTCACGAGTCTCTATCAGAAAGCCCAGGACCAGATAAAAATAATCGAGCAAAAGATAGCCAATGAAAGAGAGCTGTGGTACCAGAGGATAAAACAGAAAGAAGAAGACCAGGTATCCCTTAAATCCCAGCTTGATATGCTCGTTTATAAAGTTGAACAGGAAAGGAAAAAAAGAGAGGGCGACCTAAATATACTGCACCAGCATATACAGAAAGACCTGGCCGAACTGGAAAAAAGCATCAGCGAAGAAGTTAAGACCTGGACAGAAAAAATAAACCAGAAAGACAAGGAACTGGAAGAAATAAAGCACCAGTCCGTTTTTCTTGAAACGCAGAAAAAACTTGAAGCGGAAAAGAATATCCGGGACCTGCAGTCGTCGCTTGAAAGTACCAAACAAAAGTATAAAGCCATAGAAAGGCAGTTGATAGAAGAAAAAAATCTATGGATAGACAAGGTAAAAAGCAAAGAAGAAGAAATCATTAACCTTAAAACGCAGATATCCTTAAAAGAGATACAGATAAAGTCCGAGGATGAAAAAGCAAAGGCAAAAAAGCGCGACCTGCAGCTGACCTGGCAGGGCCAGACAAAAGAAATGGAAGAAAAGCTGGAAAAACTAAGGAAGGAATGGACCGATACTTACAAGAACAAGGAAGAAGAACTGTTCACGCTTAAGATCGCCCTTGAAGAGCACCTTACGGCTATTGCCCTGGAGGCAGAAAAGCAGGAAAAAGAAATAAGCAGTATGAATAATAGGATCAGCGACAGGATCGTGGTCATAGAAAAAAGCATTGAAGAAGAAAAGAGCCGCTGGCAGGAGCTATTAAAGGCAAGGGAAGAAGAGTTTAAGGGCTTAAAAGCAGAGCTTGTCCTGAAGGAAAGCCAGGAAAAGGCCGAAAGAGAACAGAGGTTTAAAGAACTAAAAGAAGAAGAAAGCCAGGCAGGCCGCAAACTGAAGGATATAGGCCAGAGGATAGAACAGGAAAAAGAAAACTGGAAAGTAAAAATATTCCAAAAAGACGAAGAATTGAAGATCCTGAAAATACAGTCCGAGATTAAGCTCAAGGAACTTCAGGATGAATGGTTAGATAAAGAGTCAAAGACAAAGGAAGAAAAAGAAGCTCTTATTGAGCGCCTGAAAGAACTTGAGAATAAGCTTAATACCGAAAGAGCTGCCTGGGAGAACGAGTTAAAAGGCAAAGACCTTGAGATCAACCAGTACACCGAACAATGGGCGTTAAAGAAAAATAACATAATAAATAATGAAAGGCAGAATATAGAAGACCTTAAAAACAAAAAGGTGGTCCTTGAGAACGAGCTCCTCAGCCTTGAGGAAAGCTTTAATAAAGAAAAGCTGCACTGGGAAGAATTGCTGAAGAATAAGGAAAAAGAGGTCGAAAATTATAAGAACGATGTTGTGTCCAAAGAATCAAAGATAAAAAGAGACCTGGCTGATTTTGAATATAAATTCAGCCTGGAACTTGAGCCTTTTACGCTAAAAACAAAAAACTTTGAGGCCGATATTTCCGCTGCATCAGAAGAATTCCAAAAGCAGATAGCTCTTAAAGAAACACAGAAAGTAATGCTCCAGAACAGTTATTTTAGGCAGGAAGAAAAATTAAAAAAGCAGCTCGATGCCCACAGCAGCAGAGTCAGCTCACAGGAAGGGGCTTTAAGGAATAAAATAGCCGGAGTACGCAGTTTGATCCAGGCGCAATCCCAGAACGCAACGGAGAAATTAGAGAAATTAAAAGCGCAGGAAGCAGCTCTAAAGAAACAAGTAGAGACCATAGAAGAGAGGATAGCAAATGAAAGAGCCAGGATTTCCCGTGAATATAAGACCCGCAGAGAAGAGATGGAAAGCAATATCAAAAGGCTTGAGATAGAAAGAAGGGACGTAAAAAAGAATATGGAACTGAAGCTTTCCAATAAAATAAAGGAACTTGAAAATGAGGAAATAAGGGTCAAAGAGTTTGAGAACAAAGCTAAAAATGAAGTGCTGCAAAAAGAAAACGAATTAAAACTCATAATAGCCAAGGGCGATGAGGAGCTGGCGGGTTTACGGGCTAATTTAGAAAATGCAAAGAAAGAATATAACCAGAGAATAAAGGAAAAAGAAGATGAAATAAACAAGCTTTTTGAATCCGTAAAAACCAACGAAACGCGGATCAACGGTGAGAAAAACAAATTAGAACAAGATCTGAACCATGAAACCCAGGCCCTTTTGCTCAAAAGGAAGGAACTGGAAGGAGCTCTTCTAAAAGAGAAAAAAGCCTATGAAAAAGAGGTAGCGGCCATAGACAGCAAGATAGCTTCTTTGAGGCAGAGTCAGGAACTAAAAACAAAAGATTACGAAGCTATGCAGGTTTTGTGGCATGAAAAAATAGCCCAGACAAAAAGCGAGTACAATAAAAAGATCGACGAAATGCATCTTAACAGGGATGATGCGAATAATATCTCAAGAGAGATGATAGACAGGCTGGAAAAAGAAGAGATAGAACTGCAGCAAAACCTGATAGAAAGCAAGTCAAAGTACATAAGTGAAACAAACAATTTAAAAGAAAAGTATGTGCTTAAGAAAACCGAACTTAACGGCCTGGTAGAAAAGCTGAACCTTGAGCTGGAAGAACTGAGAAAGACGGTCAATAAAGACTTGAGCTTGAAAAACAACAAGCTTGAGGAAGAAGAAAACAAATTAGGCAGTATTGTTTCTAAAACCAACAAGGACCTTTCCCTGTGGGAAAAAGAATTAAATCAGATCAATGAAACAAAAGATAAGGAAATAAGTGTACTGAAGGCCAATATAGAAAAATCAAAAGAAGAATACACCGGTAAAATAAGGCTGCAGGAAACCAGGCTGCTGCAGGTTCAGGAAAAAATAAAGAATGATGAAAAAACATTTGAAGCGGAAAGAAAAGGCCTGGACGAAAAGCTTTCGGCAGAAATAGAGCCCCTGCTGGAGAAGTACAAATATCTTAAAAACCAGCTGACTGTGGAACAACAAAGCGCTGAAATCGACCTGGCCGCGCTTGAAAAGAAAATCACCGGTTTAAAGAAGAAACAAGATGAGCTTGAAGCGGATTACGCCGTAATGCACGCCGCTTGGAATGAAAAGGTAGATAAAGCCAAACAGGATTATGAAAAAGAAATAAGCAATTTAAAACTGGAGCAGGCCAGGATTGAAGCAGAACATAAGGATATGCTGGAAAGCCAGGAAAATGATTTTAAAGCCATAGAAAAATACAGCCTGGAACAGCTGGAGCAGTTTAAAAAGCAGAAAGAAGATGAAATAAACAGGTCAAGGAACCAGGTAAGCAAATTGCAGGATGATATGCGGGGCCTGGAATTAGAAATAAGCAGTATCCAGAACAGCCACCCGCAGATCCTTAAAACAAAAAGCGATGAAATTTCAAACCTGGAAAAACAGATAAGCGACAGGTCGGTGTTTTACGCCCGGGAGCAGGAAAAAGCCGAAAAAGATATTGAAAATTATCAAAAGAGGTCTGAGGAAAGGATTTTAAAGCTAAGGGAAGGAATAGAAAGCCTAAAAGCCAAATTTAAAATCGAGCAGGATGACCTTAATAAGAAATATATGGAGTTAAGGCAGGAGCTTGAGAAGAAGAACAAGGATAAGAAAGAAGAGCTTATTAGTGAAGAAAAAATATATTTTGAACAAAAAGTAAACCTGGAAAAACAGAAAAACGAACTCCTTGAAAGCCTGAAAAACACGAAAACAATATCTCAGGAACAGCTCAGGCAGAAAGAGAAAGAGATCCTGGCTTTGCAGTCGGAGTTGTCCCAGAAGGAGAAAGCCTGGGAGCAGAGCTGGCAGATAAAAGAAAAAGAGTTTTCAGCCGAAAAGGCAGGTATTAGCGATGAGATAGAAAACCTGGCAAAAAGGTCAAAAGAAGAGGAAGAGATCTACGGAAAAAGGCTGCAGGAAAAAGAAGCCGAGATAGAGCAGTTAAGGACACAATACGACATAAGACTGAAAAAACTGGAAGATGAAATATCGCATAAGAAAGTGGCCTGGGAACAGACGAACACGGGGCTCTCATCGCAGGTTATGGGCCTGACCGAACAGCTCGCCAGCATGCAAAAGAACTATGAAGAAGCCATAACTTTAAAAGAAAAAGATTTGTCGGTTTTAAAATCAAACCTGGAGTTCTGGGAACTTAGGTCAAAAACTAATGAAGAAAAACGCCTGGCTGCCTGGGAAGACGAAAAACTCTCCCTTGAGAACAGGATAAAAGAAAGCAGCCTTAAATTAAGCAGCTTTGAGAAAGAATATAATGCCCTTATCGAAGAAAAATCCAAAATAGCAACAAGAATAAACGAAGAAGCCAGAATAACCGAGCAGGATAAATTAAACCAGTGGAAACAGTTTGAAGCCGGATTAACTGCCCAGCATGATCATTTGTTAAAGGAAGTTGAGGCCTGGCAGGAGCGCATAAAGAAGGAAACTATTGTTTCTGACGACAAGATAAAAGCCTTGGAAAGAGAAGTAGATAAAATGAAGTTAGAAGCTTCTTTAAAAGACACTATGATACAGTCAGACCAGCAGAAAATGGAGCGCGAGCATAGAAAGGTGCAGCAGAAATTGAAAGAAGAGCTCATGGCTTTGGAACACAGGATGGCAGAAGAAAAAGAAGACTGGCTGTCCAAGCTGCGTTTAAAAGAAGAAGAAATTGAAACTTTAAAAGTCCGGTTGACGATGCGCGAAGAAAGAAGGCAGAACGAAATCAATAAAAGAGAGGAAGAAGTCAAAAGAATTATTAAAGAGCTTGAATACAGCTTGACTGCGATACAGGACGATTATAATAAAAAAATACCAGAGAAAAAAGACAGGATAGACACCCTGCAGGAACAGCTGAACTCGATATTAAAAGAAATTGAAACCAAAGAAAAACAATGGAAAGAAAAACAGGAAAACAGGAATAGGGCCTTAAACGAAGGTTATGCCGGTTTAATGAAAGATATAGGAAAACTTGAAAGCGAGCTGGAACAGGAAAGTAAAAAGATGAACGAATTAATAATGGCTAAGGAAAAACAGATAGAGAACCTGGCTGTTCAAATGACCGCTAAAGAAAACGACCTGGTCGTGGAACGCTCCTTTACACAGGAAATAATTACTGAGTTAAAATTTAAATCGGAAGAATTTAAGAGGGTATTCAAAAAACATACCAGCAGTCAGAGCATCAACAAAGCAGATGAAATAGGTAAATTATTTGAAGCCTGCATAGAATACTTTAACAGCGAGAAATATGCGGAAGCAAAAGATAACCTGGAAAATATAATAAAGGCAGAGCCGGATTTTTCAGGAGCCTATAAATATCTGGCCTTATGCTATTGGAACCTCGGGCAGAAGGAAGAAGCTCTAAATACGGCTCAAAAAGCCCTTTTGCTTGAACCGGAAAACGAAGAACTGACGAACTGGATAAAATCCATAAAAAATAGAAATTAA